The Microbacterium luteum genome includes a region encoding these proteins:
- a CDS encoding LysM peptidoglycan-binding domain-containing protein → MTAISITPHHRTRLRMTVRGRRVLAAAAALPAAACVAVAVISGGSALASRDDAGDAASFSTVVVSAGESLWAIAERVAPESDPRDVVDDIARLNALDGVDVSAGQELAIPARYDTAP, encoded by the coding sequence ATGACCGCGATCAGCATCACGCCGCACCACCGCACCCGCCTGCGCATGACCGTGCGCGGCCGTCGCGTTCTTGCCGCCGCGGCGGCACTGCCCGCCGCCGCATGCGTGGCGGTCGCGGTCATCAGTGGCGGCAGCGCGCTCGCGTCGCGCGATGACGCCGGCGACGCTGCCTCGTTCTCCACGGTCGTCGTGAGTGCAGGTGAATCGCTCTGGGCGATCGCGGAGCGCGTGGCACCGGAGAGCGATCCTCGAGACGTCGTTGACGACATCGCGCGCCTGAATGCTCTCGACGGTGTCGATGTCTCGGCTGGTCAGGAGCTGGCCATCCCTGCGCGCTACGACACGGCACCGTAG
- the lexA gene encoding transcriptional repressor LexA: protein MTEPTSRARPQTRRRRSLSDKQLAILEVIQRSIARHGYPPSMREIGDAVGLKSLSSVTHQLNQLELSGYLRRDAGKTRAMEVLIDLPGASTESPADAAPPVGDAAMVPLVGRIAAGVPITADQQIDEVFPLPRQLVGKGDLFMLKVSGESMIDAAICDGDWVVVRSQPTAENGDIVAAMLDGEATVKTFRQRDGHVWLLPRNSAFEPILGDEAVVLGKVVAVMRAV, encoded by the coding sequence ATGACCGAGCCGACGAGCCGCGCGCGACCCCAGACACGGCGGCGCCGCAGCCTCAGCGACAAGCAGCTCGCGATCCTCGAAGTGATCCAGCGATCGATCGCACGGCACGGGTACCCGCCGAGCATGCGTGAGATCGGCGACGCGGTCGGGCTGAAGTCGTTGTCGAGCGTGACGCATCAGCTGAATCAGCTGGAGCTGAGCGGCTACCTGCGCCGCGATGCCGGCAAGACTCGCGCGATGGAGGTCCTCATCGACCTCCCCGGCGCGAGCACGGAAAGCCCCGCCGACGCGGCGCCCCCCGTGGGCGATGCCGCGATGGTCCCCCTCGTCGGGCGCATCGCCGCCGGGGTGCCGATCACCGCCGATCAGCAGATCGACGAGGTCTTCCCGCTGCCGAGGCAGCTGGTCGGCAAGGGCGACCTGTTCATGCTCAAGGTGTCCGGCGAGTCGATGATCGACGCGGCCATCTGCGACGGCGACTGGGTCGTAGTGCGCTCGCAGCCGACGGCCGAGAACGGCGACATCGTCGCCGCGATGCTCGACGGGGAGGCGACCGTCAAGACCTTCCGCCAGCGCGACGGTCACGTGTGGCTGCTGCCGCGGAACTCCGCGTTCGAGCCGATCCTCGGGGACGAGGCCGTCGTGCTCGGCAAAGTCGTGGCGGTGATGCGCGCCGTCTGA